The Gammaproteobacteria bacterium region CGAACTCGGTGACCTCGAAACACTCGAAGAAGCAGACGAGCTCCGTTTCGTCGGGTCGATTTCACCCAAGCACCTCGTTCTCCAGGAGGTCATCGCAACCGCCACGCTGGTCGACCAGGCAAGGGAGGAAGCGGATCTCATCGTGATCGACACGACCGGCGCGGTCTCTGGGGTGACCGGCCAGACGCTCAAGTTTCACAAACTAGAGCTGTGCCGGCCCGACGTCTTGGTGGCGCTGCAACGCGGTAGCGAAATCGAGCCGATCATCGGAATGGCCCGCCGCTTCTTCTCTGCAGACGTCAGAGTGGTCGGAGTCCATCCCGATGTCGCGCCGGCTTCGCCGGTCGAGCGGTCCGCTCTGCGAGCAGAGAAGTTCGCCCGGGCATTTGCCCCGCCGTTGCACCGCTGGAAAGTCCGCCCGACGGTCTTCGCCCCGTCCCTGCCCACCGGACTCGATCTCGAACGTCTCCACGACGTACTCGTCGGAGTACACGATGGCAGAGGCCGCTGCCTCGGTTTGGGACTCCTCAAGCATGAAGGAGGCCGCCTTCTCGTACTCACAAACGTGACTGACGGTATGAAAGGTCTGCGATTGGCATCCTTGCGCATCGACCCGGAGACCTTCGATGCTTCCCCCGTCAACCTACGAGAAGTGATGTTCGGCATAGACGGTTGAGGCAACGGCACCGCGCACCGCTCACCGGATCGCCGGTTACGCGCTGAGGCCCAAGGAACCTCCACGAACCGTCCCCGCACTTCCCCTTGACAGGTAACGATCACGCTTCAGCACCTTGGGCCTCGCACTGTCGACACTACGAATTCACCCCGGGCCAGTCAAGGACCTTGATTTGCGCAAAAGTGCCATCTTATTGTGGTCTACTGGCCTTAACTGCATGTTACTTGGGCCGCATTTCGTGCGTTTTCCACAGATCCACAGGGGCCTATCCACAGGGCATGTCGACAACTATTTCAAGCCCAGTTTTCGCGAGCCACGACGCTCCCGACCGTACGGCCTTCTCCCAGCACCGGCACTGCCGCCACGGACTCAAGCGCCCGAGTGATATCCGGGCCGAGAAAACCCAGGTGATCGAGGAGCGCGACCATTGCAGGACCTGTCGGTCGCGATGAACCGTCCCATGATTTCACGGCGAGACCCATCTGCCCGCGGATCGAAACACCGAGGCTTCCCTCGGCGCCGACCTTTGCTGCTGCATCGAGCCAGGTCGCAATCAGTGACGGCGCCAAGCCCTGGTCATAGGTGAGAGCCGGGTATCGATGCATCGCGTCCCATGCATACGTGAAGCGATCCTGTGATCCAAGCATCGCGTAGGCGCGGGCGAGACTCCCCACACTCCCGCGAAAGACAGGGGCACCACATCCGTCAACCCCTACCGGTCCAGGATCGTGTCCGACAACTTCGGTCATCAGTTCGAAGGTCCTGCGCTGCAGGGGATGCTCGGGGTCGAGGTAGGTCTCGACCGGCCACTCACGGGCAACACAGGCGCGCAGCATCGCCGCATGTTTACCCGAACAGTTGTGCCATACGCGCTCCGGATGCTGATAGCCGGCAGCGACGACCCGGTCACGAGCCTCGGCGGACGAGGGCCATGATGGAGGACATTGCAGTGCAGACTCATCGAGTCCAACCCCGGCGAGCATCGACTTGACGATCGCCACGTGAACAGGATGGCCGCGATGACTTGCGCACGCCACGGCCATCTGCTCGGGAACGAGGTCGGCGCCGAGTTCCTGGGACACGGTTGCCTGAAACGGCTTTGCCGCCGAACGCAGAAAGAAGATCCGATCGACGTCGCCAGAAGAAGCCACGAGTGTGCCCTCCGGGGTTACGGCTGCGATGGCGCCGGCGTGAGTCGACTCCACCAGGCCCGAGCGGATGACGTCGGCGAGCACCGTTAGAGCCTCGACGCGTTCGCGTCACGCATCAGGCTCGCCCTGCGGATTCCCCACCTTTCGCAACGTGCCCCAAATGCGAACACGTGTGCTAAAGAATCGTCAGATCGGCCGCGTCGTCTTTATAGCGCCGCACGAGCTCGATACGGAGAGCATCCACGACCTTCTGAACTGCTCTGCGACTCGACGAGATGTCGACCTCGGCCTCTGTCAGGGATTCGCGAATGTCGCCCAGTTCATCATCGCTGATGGCCGGCAACCTCGAAAGGAAGTCGTCACCGAGCACGTGATCGATGTGCCGTCGGCGTGTGTCTGGAAGGTTCGGCGCGAAGATGGTCGGAAACCTGGTGCGGCCGCCTTGTGTCATCTCTCCGGCGCCGAGAACCTCCGGAAGTGCCTCGATCAGAGAGCGCGTCTCTTCCCCGGCGCGACGACGAAGCTCGAAAGCGAGGAGGTCGAGCCTTCCGTGCAGCAACCTGCGGTAGTACGACAACTCGGTCTCGACTTCGTCTGCAACCTTCTTCCGGGAGCGCAGCTCCTCCAAGTCGATGGACTGCACATCCGCCACATAGGACGGATCGAGAATCAGGTCGATACGACGGCGGTACTCACTCATCAGCCGCACGCCCTCTTCAAGGTCGGATACGGGTTGACGGGCGAGCCACCCCCGGGATGAAGTTGGAAATGCACGTGTGGTGCTCCTCCGTATGCGTTGCCACTGTTGCCGTTATAGCCGATTACCTGACCCTTCGTCACATGGTCACCAGTCTTGAGGCCCGCTGCCCAACCGCTGAGATGCGCATAGTAGAAGTGGACCCCGTACGTTGCATAGACCCACACGGACTTGCCTCCGAGCCTGTTGCTGTACACGCGCACCGTTCCTTCGGCCACCGCGACGACGGGTTGTCCCATGGGAGCAAAGATGTCCGTACCCTTGTGGGTCCGGCCTCCCGAACGGGGAGCACCCCATGTATCGCGGAAATGCACCGCCGCGGGATCCATCGGGCAGATGAATCCAGGAGTGATCGAAGCGGGAACGCCGCCGGCAGCACCCTTCCTGCGAGCGGCAGCCAGAGCGGCGGCCCGCGCCTGCTCCTGCCGGTACTTCAGGTCGATTGCGCGACACTTGGCGCTCAGCTCTGCAGAAGCCGCCACCTGTTCCTCCATGATCGAGGTCATCTCCTCAGCCGCCACGGCCGCCTGCTGGTCGAGCACGGCGAGTCGCGCTTGCTCTGCTTGCCAGTCACTTCGGATGCGTTCCAGCTCACGCTTGAGCGCGTCGAGCTGGTCGATCGACGAGATATCTTCTGCCGTCACGACCGAGAGGAACTCCTGCCCGGTGAGAGCGGCGTCGACCGATGTGGCAAACAAGACGGCTTCGGTTCCCGGCGAACCGCCGTTCATGTACATCTCGACGGCTCGGTCCATGACATGGTCACGGATCTCCGCGATAACGGCGACCTTGTCATCGATCCGTTCCCGAAACTGGAATACCCGCAACGCCACTTCCTCCAGCTCCTGGTTGACGGCGTCGTAGTGGTCCTCGGCATCGTTGGCCCTGGCACGGGCCTCATCCAAACGTTGCTGAGCTGCCCTCGAGTCGGCGCACGCAGCGTCGCGCTCCGCTTTGGTCACCGACAGGGCCGGAACGGCCGTGGACAGCAGCCAAACGAAGATCAGAGCGAACATGAGCAGGGCACGTCGAACCCGCAGCCATTGCATGACAGCTTGAGGGTACAGGGGGTTTCGCGATCCGTGAAGCTCCATCAGGGGCGCAGGCGACTTCCCGAGGCTTCGATACCGGGGCCGGCTCCATCGGACCGGATCATCCCGAGCCGGCGGTCACTCCTCCCTTCCCCGGTAGATTCGCACATCTGCCTTCTCCACGGTCACAAGGCCTTCGGTCACCATTTCGTCGAGGATCGGCAGAATCCGCCCCACGGCTGATCGGCGGTCGACACACTCGATCACGATGGGAAGATCCTCTGAGAGTCGCAGGACCCTGGCGGTGTGGATGGTCGAGGATGCCCCAAACCCTTCAATTCCTCGGAACACGGTCGCACCGGCGAGTCCCTCACGACGCAGCATGAGTACGATCGCTTCGTAGAGCGGTCTTCCCTCGTATTCATCGGATTCACCGATGAATATCCTCAACAAGCTGCCGTCTTCGATGCTCTCCATCTGTCGTCACTCCCTCTCACATCATCGTTCCCACCAGCAATCCGATGCCGGCCACACCGGCTCCGATCACGAGCGTTCCAACCAGATTCCGGATCCCTGAACGAATCCCCGCCGCGCCTCCGCTCTCTGCAAGATAAATCGTCTCGATCATCCATGTGGAGAATGTCGTGTACCCACCCAGAAAACCGGCGGTCACCGGCAGCACCCACCAGGCGTCCGGCGCAGATCCCACGATGAAACCGAGTAGCGCAGCACCGCTCACATTCACGACGAACGTACCCCATGGCCGAGGGTCACGCACACGCCGCTGGACCAGGCCGATCACTTCGTATCGTGCAAGAGCCCCGAGCCCTCCTGCAAGCACGATCACGATCCAGATCATCGTCCCCTCCCGCGACGCAGCCCGACCGCTCCTGCAGCCACCCCGGATGCAACGGTCGCGGCGGCGTACGTGATCGACAGGAGGAAGGGCATGTGCCACAACTGCACCGCGAAGGTCGAGAATGTGGTGAAGGCTCCGAGGAAGCCGACGCCGAGGAGCGGCACGCTGATCACCCTCGATCGGCCGGCCAGCCGCAGTCTCGGGAGAAGGTACCCCAACGCGTACGCCCCAACGATGTTGACGCCGAAGGTTGCCCAGAGCGTACCCGGAACAAGCGAAGCAACGACAGCCCGAGCCCCGGCACCGAACCCTCCCCCGACGAAAACGGCCAGTTGACGGCGCGTCCGCACCGAACTGCGTTTACGGGCAGTCACGGCTCAGACCGGCAGCAGCAGCCGCGCCACGGGAAGGAACATCATCGCGGCCAACAGTCCGGCGCCCACGTCGGAGAGCACACCGGGAACCGCCTGAGTGAAGTACACCTCTCTCGTACCCAGCAGTGACGAGAACGCTGCTCCGACAATGAGCACAACGGCGACGAGGATGGCAACGAGAAATGCTGCAAAACCGTTGAGGTCCCAGATCAAGGCTCCGACGACGCCCATCACGATGGTTGCGACCACGCTCCCGCTCAGAGGATCCAGAGCGGGGGCGGAGACTCTGCCGATCAGAAAAGCAGCCACGCCCCTGCCAGCGATCACCATCAGCAGGAACATCCAGATCCACTTCTGGCCAGAGGTCGTAGCGATCCGGGCGATGACGAGCGAGCCCGTTCCTGCCGCAGCAACGACCGACGCTGTGAGCGCCACGGCGATGGAGGTGAAATCGCGCGTGGCCGAAACGATGACCCCTTGGATCATGACGGTCAAGATCGCAACGAGAATCGCGAGCCCGATTCCTGCCGCGTCCCCGCGACCGACATTCCAGGCGTACGGGATGACCGCTCCGGCGAACACGGCCACCAGCAACGGAACCCGCAGGGCGCTTCCACTCGTCACACCGTTCTCGCTGATATCCCAAGCCCAGGCGGCGCCAACGCCGACGAGAGCCGCAACGAACCAGACCGGATTGTCGATGGCGTTGGCGACCAGCAAGACGATGGCGGCAGCAAACGGCGCAAGGAATCTCACCTCCGGCGCGGGCGTCGCCCCACCGGATACGGGAGGCAGCAACGCCACTTCGTCTTCCGGTCCCACGACACGATCGGCTTCGGAAGGGTCCCCATTCACCCAGATACGCGCATTCGCGAGGCCTCTCCGAAAGTCACTCCCATAACGGTCAGTCGCCAGAGCGAGAATCTCCTCGACCGTCGACCCGGGAATGTCCACGACTGGAGTTCCCGCGAGCTCCCGGAGGCCGGCGAACAAACGAACGTGTGCCATTGCCGCCAGGCTAGCGTCGCACGGGGAACCTTCGCCCTTCTGCCGCCTCGTCGCTCGCCGTGCCCGCGACCTCACACCACCTTGATATGTGGGCTCCGTCGAAGAGGCCCGGGCAAAGAAGGGTCGTTCGGCCGTGGCAACCGGGTTGCCACGGGGCGTAGCGTGATACATGACGCAGGAGGTGTCATGAGCGACAAGACCGCAGACCTCGCCGGACCTGGCATCGGCACGTACGAGGAAGTCGAGAAGATCCTGCCCACCGACTATCGGCCTCTCCTCACACCGAGGGAGACCATGACTGCACTCTTTGCTGCCAAGCAGTACATAGAGGACAACCTGAGCAAAGAACTGGACCTGATGATGGTGCAGGTGCCGCTGATCGTGGATGTCAAGAGCGGTGTCAACGACATGCTCGATCGGGACGGATCTCGAACACCGGTCCAGTTCCACATCTCGAATGATCACGATCAACACCCCATCGACGCCCAGGTCGTCCAGGCTGCCACCAAGTGGAAACGTGTGGCGCTGCGGCAGTTCGACATGGACGTGGGCGAAGGCCTTCTCACCGACATGAAGGCCGTCCGCAAGGACTACTTCCTCGACCACGATCACAGCGCATACGTCGACCAGTGGGACTGGGAACGAGTCGTCACCGCCGACCAGCGCAACCTTCCTTTCCTCACCGATGTGGTCAAGAGAATCTGGAAAGTCCTCGTCGGTGCAAACGACCTTCTCGTCGAACAGTGGCCACAGTTGCGCGATGACCGCTACCCCCCAATGCCGCGAGAACTCACGTTCTTGCACGCGGAGGACATCCTCGACAGGTACCCGGATCTGCCCCGCAAGCAGCGCGAGACCGCGATCCTGCAGGACTACCCGGCCATCTTCATCTACGGTATCGGCTGGACGCTCGCGGACGGATACCCGCACGAAATGCGGGCCGCCGACTATGACGACTGGATCACTCCCACCGTGTCGGCCGACGGACGCCCGATGCATGGGCTCAACGGGGACATCCTCGTGTGGAATCCCGTCACGCGACGCCGGCATGAACTGACCTCGATGGGGATCAGGGTGACGAAGGAGACCTTGGTGCAGCAGCTGGAGGCGACCGACCAGATGGACTTCCTACAACTGCCCTATCACCAGGCGATCCTCAACGACGAGATCCCCTTGTCAATCGGCGGAGGAATCGGTCAGTCGAGAACCTACATGTACCTGCTGCGCAAGGCGCATCTCGGAGAGGTCAGCGTCACGGTCTGGCCGCAGATCCTCAAGGACATGTGCGCGAAGCGAAACATCGTCGTGTTGGAGTAGAACGCACGGTCTCGTCAATGCTGGCTGGTCTCTGTCCGGCCAGCATTGACGAGAGTGGCTGAGGTCAGATGACTCCGAGCGCCTCCCCAACCTTCGCGAACGCCGCTGCGCCGTATTCGAGGTCGTCGCGAGAATGCGCCGCGGAGATCATCACCCGAA contains the following coding sequences:
- a CDS encoding peptidoglycan DD-metalloendopeptidase family protein, with translation MQWLRVRRALLMFALIFVWLLSTAVPALSVTKAERDAACADSRAAQQRLDEARARANDAEDHYDAVNQELEEVALRVFQFRERIDDKVAVIAEIRDHVMDRAVEMYMNGGSPGTEAVLFATSVDAALTGQEFLSVVTAEDISSIDQLDALKRELERIRSDWQAEQARLAVLDQQAAVAAEEMTSIMEEQVAASAELSAKCRAIDLKYRQEQARAAALAAARRKGAAGGVPASITPGFICPMDPAAVHFRDTWGAPRSGGRTHKGTDIFAPMGQPVVAVAEGTVRVYSNRLGGKSVWVYATYGVHFYYAHLSGWAAGLKTGDHVTKGQVIGYNGNSGNAYGGAPHVHFQLHPGGGSPVNPYPTLKRACG
- a CDS encoding aspartate--ammonia ligase, with translation MSDKTADLAGPGIGTYEEVEKILPTDYRPLLTPRETMTALFAAKQYIEDNLSKELDLMMVQVPLIVDVKSGVNDMLDRDGSRTPVQFHISNDHDQHPIDAQVVQAATKWKRVALRQFDMDVGEGLLTDMKAVRKDYFLDHDHSAYVDQWDWERVVTADQRNLPFLTDVVKRIWKVLVGANDLLVEQWPQLRDDRYPPMPRELTFLHAEDILDRYPDLPRKQRETAILQDYPAIFIYGIGWTLADGYPHEMRAADYDDWITPTVSADGRPMHGLNGDILVWNPVTRRRHELTSMGIRVTKETLVQQLEATDQMDFLQLPYHQAILNDEIPLSIGGGIGQSRTYMYLLRKAHLGEVSVTVWPQILKDMCAKRNIVVLE
- a CDS encoding asparaginase is translated as MESTHAGAIAAVTPEGTLVASSGDVDRIFFLRSAAKPFQATVSQELGADLVPEQMAVACASHRGHPVHVAIVKSMLAGVGLDESALQCPPSWPSSAEARDRVVAAGYQHPERVWHNCSGKHAAMLRACVAREWPVETYLDPEHPLQRRTFELMTEVVGHDPGPVGVDGCGAPVFRGSVGSLARAYAMLGSQDRFTYAWDAMHRYPALTYDQGLAPSLIATWLDAAAKVGAEGSLGVSIRGQMGLAVKSWDGSSRPTGPAMVALLDHLGFLGPDITRALESVAAVPVLGEGRTVGSVVARENWA
- a CDS encoding fluoride efflux transporter CrcB (may be involved in chromosome condensation; overexpression in Escherichia coli protects against decondensation by camphor; overexpressing the protein results in an increase in supercoiling); the protein is MIWIVIVLAGGLGALARYEVIGLVQRRVRDPRPWGTFVVNVSGAALLGFIVGSAPDAWWVLPVTAGFLGGYTTFSTWMIETIYLAESGGAAGIRSGIRNLVGTLVIGAGVAGIGLLVGTMM
- a CDS encoding DUF190 domain-containing protein, whose translation is MESIEDGSLLRIFIGESDEYEGRPLYEAIVLMLRREGLAGATVFRGIEGFGASSTIHTARVLRLSEDLPIVIECVDRRSAVGRILPILDEMVTEGLVTVEKADVRIYRGREE
- a CDS encoding fluoride efflux transporter CrcB (may be involved in chromosome condensation; overexpression in Escherichia coli protects against decondensation by camphor; overexpressing the protein results in an increase in supercoiling); protein product: MRTRRQLAVFVGGGFGAGARAVVASLVPGTLWATFGVNIVGAYALGYLLPRLRLAGRSRVISVPLLGVGFLGAFTTFSTFAVQLWHMPFLLSITYAAATVASGVAAGAVGLRRGRGR